One stretch of Magnetococcales bacterium DNA includes these proteins:
- a CDS encoding efflux RND transporter periplasmic adaptor subunit produces MRLSLVLSVIYFPASVWSAEALPVTVRPLAELVVHLSGEAPAEVVAVRDSHLAAEVAGRIRDVLVQVGDQVAAGDLLVVQDDRLPRLRASEAEGGLRELQANRELAVRQVTRARTLREKGQAALEQLERRETELAVLEAGIRRQEAALAALRLQVEQCRITAPFAGQVVNRAAQPGMWAGPGTPLLRLVDTKETRVSAQMAAGQAEQMDKVSGWLFVLGGQQMPVTLQALLRVASATARTREARFLFTGASPSVGSSGRLVWKDARPHLPAWLLVRRGEKLGMFLVQDNKGMFHVLPEAQEGRPVLLDAGLQIPATAMVVIKGRETLTDGQAVRISKDAVE; encoded by the coding sequence GTGCGCCTTTCTCTTGTATTGTCTGTCATTTATTTTCCAGCATCGGTATGGAGTGCGGAAGCGTTGCCGGTCACGGTGCGGCCTTTGGCTGAATTGGTGGTTCATTTGTCCGGGGAGGCCCCGGCTGAGGTGGTGGCCGTCCGGGACAGCCATCTGGCGGCGGAGGTGGCCGGACGGATTCGCGATGTTCTGGTGCAGGTGGGGGATCAGGTGGCTGCCGGGGATCTTCTGGTGGTCCAGGATGATCGATTGCCGAGATTGCGGGCGAGCGAGGCGGAAGGGGGCCTGCGGGAGTTGCAGGCCAATCGGGAGCTGGCCGTCCGCCAGGTGACCCGTGCCCGGACCCTGCGGGAAAAAGGCCAGGCCGCCCTGGAACAATTGGAACGACGGGAAACGGAACTGGCAGTCCTGGAAGCCGGCATCCGCCGCCAGGAGGCGGCTTTGGCGGCGTTGCGGTTGCAGGTGGAACAGTGTCGGATCACGGCCCCGTTTGCCGGTCAGGTGGTGAACCGCGCTGCCCAACCCGGCATGTGGGCGGGGCCGGGAACGCCTCTGCTCCGTCTTGTGGATACCAAAGAAACCCGTGTATCGGCCCAGATGGCAGCCGGGCAGGCCGAACAAATGGACAAGGTTTCCGGCTGGCTTTTTGTGCTGGGTGGCCAACAGATGCCTGTGACACTCCAGGCGTTGCTGCGGGTCGCTTCGGCGACGGCCCGAACCCGGGAGGCCCGTTTCCTGTTCACCGGTGCGTCGCCATCCGTGGGAAGTTCCGGACGCCTGGTGTGGAAGGATGCCCGTCCGCATTTGCCGGCCTGGCTGCTGGTGCGGCGGGGAGAAAAGCTGGGCATGTTTCTGGTCCAAGACAACAAAGGAATGTTTCATGTGCTGCCGGAGGCACAGGAGGGGCGACCGGTGCTTCTGGATGCCGGGTTGCAGATACCCGCAACAGCCATGGTGGTCATCAAGGGCCGTGAAACCCTGACCGATGGTCAGGCAGTCCGGATCAGCAAGGATGCG